The following are encoded in a window of Amycolatopsis lexingtonensis genomic DNA:
- a CDS encoding MFS transporter, with translation MVLGDNGVTHKVEPDSRSGRVQVRRAALASAIGTTIEWYDFFLYNTAAALVFPHLFFPASSAYAGAMQSFATYAVGFAARPVGAAIFGHWGDRIGRKATLIVTLLLMGISSGVVGMLPGTSAIGIAAPLLLVLLRLVQGIAIGGEWSGSVLLAMEWGNQRKRGLLGSFAQIGVPVGLVLGTGGMTLLSATLSPEAFDSWGWRLPFLASLVLVAVGLVIRLKILETPMFAKLVENRRTARTPVLDAIKHHWREILLSAGVRFSEQMPFYLFTSYVLIYVVARHEFSKTFVLNAVLVGAACELALIPLFSHLSDRVGRKRVYLTGAVFTAVIAFPYFTILAHGSHALVFAAVVVSFIPHALQYGPQAALIGESFPTHLRYGGAGLGYQLASVFAGGPAPLLATWLLHATGTPYSISGYIVLSAVVTVACVIALKDRSKADIDDVSVYQR, from the coding sequence ATGGTCTTGGGCGACAACGGCGTCACTCACAAGGTGGAGCCGGACAGCAGGTCAGGGCGAGTGCAAGTACGGCGGGCGGCGCTGGCGAGCGCCATCGGCACGACGATCGAGTGGTACGACTTCTTCCTCTACAACACCGCGGCGGCGTTGGTCTTCCCGCACCTGTTCTTCCCCGCGTCGAGCGCCTACGCGGGAGCCATGCAGTCCTTCGCCACCTACGCGGTCGGGTTCGCCGCGCGCCCGGTCGGGGCCGCGATCTTCGGGCACTGGGGTGACCGGATCGGGCGGAAGGCGACGCTGATCGTCACCCTGCTGCTGATGGGCATCTCCTCCGGCGTCGTCGGGATGCTGCCCGGGACGTCGGCGATCGGGATCGCCGCGCCGCTGCTCCTGGTGCTGCTGCGGCTGGTGCAGGGCATCGCCATCGGCGGCGAGTGGAGCGGCTCGGTGCTGCTCGCGATGGAATGGGGCAACCAGCGCAAACGCGGCCTGCTCGGCAGCTTCGCGCAGATCGGCGTCCCGGTCGGGCTGGTGCTCGGCACCGGCGGCATGACGCTGCTTTCGGCGACGCTCTCCCCCGAGGCGTTCGACTCCTGGGGCTGGCGGCTGCCGTTCCTGGCCAGCCTGGTGCTCGTCGCGGTCGGGCTGGTGATCCGGCTGAAGATCCTCGAGACGCCGATGTTCGCCAAGCTCGTCGAGAACCGCCGGACCGCCCGGACCCCGGTGCTGGACGCGATCAAGCACCACTGGCGGGAAATCCTGCTCTCGGCCGGGGTCCGGTTCAGCGAGCAGATGCCGTTCTACCTGTTCACCAGCTACGTGCTGATCTACGTCGTCGCGCGGCACGAGTTCAGCAAGACGTTCGTGCTCAACGCGGTCCTCGTCGGGGCGGCGTGCGAGCTCGCGCTGATCCCGCTGTTCTCCCACCTGTCGGACCGCGTCGGGCGCAAGCGGGTGTACCTGACCGGGGCCGTGTTCACCGCCGTGATCGCGTTCCCGTACTTCACGATCCTGGCGCACGGCAGCCACGCGCTGGTGTTCGCCGCGGTCGTGGTGTCGTTCATCCCGCACGCGCTGCAGTACGGACCGCAGGCGGCGCTGATCGGCGAGAGCTTCCCGACGCACCTGCGCTACGGCGGGGCCGGGCTGGGTTACCAGCTGGCGTCGGTGTTCGCGGGCGGGCCGGCACCGCTGCTGGCGACGTGGCTGCTGCACGCGACCGGGACGCCGTATTCGATCTCGGGCTACATCGTCCTGTCGGCGGTGGTCACGGTGGCGTGCGTGATCGCGCTCAAGGACCGCTCCAAGGCCGACATCGACGACGTTTCCGTGTACCAGCGCTGA
- a CDS encoding SGNH/GDSL hydrolase family protein, with translation MSKRLVALGDSFTEGVGDDDPGYPNGVRGWADRVAEQLAAREADFRYANLAIRGKLLPQILAEQLEPALAMAPDLVTLYAGGNDLMRPKVDIDALMVDYEVAVARIRGTGARLVLFTGVDGVEDALFRKMRGRVAIYNEFVRAIAAKHGALLVDMWAMRQLRDRRRWAPDRLHLNAYGHTEVAIAVLAALGVEHPLTAAELGPREVLSAAARRSQNLRWAQEHALPWVRRRLRGESSGDTLTAKRPALEPVASAPVPR, from the coding sequence ATGAGCAAGCGCTTAGTGGCCCTGGGGGACTCGTTCACCGAAGGCGTCGGCGACGACGATCCCGGCTACCCGAACGGCGTCCGCGGCTGGGCCGACCGCGTCGCCGAACAGCTCGCCGCGCGCGAGGCGGACTTCCGGTACGCCAACCTCGCGATCCGGGGCAAGCTGCTGCCGCAGATCCTGGCCGAACAGCTCGAGCCCGCGCTGGCCATGGCGCCCGACCTCGTCACCCTCTACGCCGGCGGCAACGATCTCATGCGGCCCAAGGTCGACATCGACGCGCTGATGGTCGACTACGAGGTCGCCGTCGCGCGGATCCGGGGCACCGGGGCGCGGCTGGTGCTGTTCACCGGGGTCGACGGGGTCGAAGACGCGCTGTTCCGCAAGATGCGCGGCCGGGTCGCGATCTACAACGAGTTCGTGCGCGCCATCGCCGCGAAGCACGGGGCGCTCCTGGTGGACATGTGGGCGATGCGGCAGCTGCGCGACCGGCGCCGGTGGGCTCCGGATCGGCTGCACCTCAACGCCTACGGCCACACCGAGGTCGCCATCGCGGTGCTGGCCGCGCTCGGGGTCGAGCACCCGCTGACGGCGGCCGAGCTGGGGCCGCGTGAGGTGCTGAGTGCCGCGGCCCGGCGCAGCCAGAACCTGCGGTGGGCGCAGGAGCACGCGTTGCCGTGGGTGCGGCGCCGGCTGCGGGGCGAGTCCTCCGGGGACACGCTCACCGCGAAGCGCCCGGCGCTGGAGCCGGTCGCCTCAGCGCCGGTCCCCCGCTGA
- a CDS encoding VOC family protein yields the protein MTITHVQFLTLPVADHARARDFYVGKLGFEALVDRRTPEGGRFVLVAPKGAKTGVVLTDQQVTGVEPGSRHFQLQTTDLDTDVAALRAAGIEVAEPEERPWGRATSFKDLDGHTLGLLQPSDFGNVPN from the coding sequence ATGACGATCACCCACGTGCAGTTCCTGACCCTGCCCGTCGCCGACCACGCCCGCGCGCGGGACTTCTACGTCGGCAAGCTCGGCTTCGAAGCGCTCGTCGACCGCCGCACGCCCGAGGGCGGCCGGTTCGTGCTGGTCGCGCCGAAGGGGGCGAAGACCGGGGTCGTGCTGACCGACCAGCAGGTCACCGGGGTCGAGCCGGGGTCGCGGCACTTCCAGCTGCAGACCACCGACCTCGACACCGACGTCGCCGCGCTGCGGGCGGCCGGGATCGAGGTGGCCGAACCGGAGGAGCGGCCGTGGGGGCGGGCGACGTCGTTCAAGGACCTCGACGGCCACACCCTCGGCCTGCTGCAGCCGTCGGACTTCGGCAACGTCCCGAACTGA
- a CDS encoding FAD-dependent monooxygenase, with amino-acid sequence MEDVVIAGAGPNGLMLACELALAGVRPLVLERLPEPTTENRANGLVGQVVRLLDRRGLHERLAGPLGPPTPAFVFGAMRLDLTLTDPNPLTILGVPQRRVEAMLGERAAELGVEVRRGHELTGLSQDADAVTLEVSGPGGPSRITARYLVGADGGRSVTRKLAGIGFPGVTEDRTLSHTANATVPAEFVDPASGGLRVPGHGVIPPFFHYRTEIGLFVYAPFPAGALVTTMEWTDEEETGDEPPMTLDEQRASIRRVLGFDLPIGPPEGDGPHLLRRLRGRNTRLADKFREGRVLLVGDAAHVHSAIGGPGLNLGLQDAVGLGWKLAAAVRGWAPAGLLDTYESERRPVAERVVMHTQAQAALITPGRDVTALRELFGELLRLPSTVQHIADLMSGADVRYEPATDHPLDGRWAPDLVLADGTRLAELTTTARPLLLDFTGSLGDELRGWTDRVDLVTGSAKGDVTALLLRPDGYVAWASSAVEPERKALRTALERWFGSPVDM; translated from the coding sequence ATGGAAGACGTCGTCATCGCCGGAGCCGGGCCCAACGGCCTCATGCTCGCCTGCGAACTCGCCCTCGCCGGCGTTCGCCCGCTGGTGCTGGAACGGCTGCCCGAGCCCACCACCGAGAACCGCGCCAACGGGCTCGTCGGCCAGGTCGTCCGCCTCCTGGACCGCCGCGGCCTGCACGAACGGCTGGCCGGCCCGCTCGGGCCGCCCACGCCCGCGTTCGTGTTCGGGGCGATGCGCCTCGACCTCACCCTGACCGACCCCAACCCGCTGACGATCCTCGGCGTGCCGCAGCGGCGCGTCGAGGCGATGCTCGGCGAACGCGCCGCCGAACTCGGCGTGGAAGTCCGCCGCGGCCACGAGCTCACCGGCCTGAGCCAGGACGCCGACGCGGTCACCCTCGAGGTCTCCGGCCCCGGCGGCCCGTCGCGGATCACCGCGCGGTACCTCGTCGGCGCGGACGGCGGCCGCAGCGTCACCCGCAAGCTCGCCGGCATCGGCTTCCCCGGCGTCACCGAAGACCGCACCCTGTCGCACACGGCCAACGCCACCGTGCCCGCCGAGTTCGTCGACCCGGCATCCGGCGGCCTGCGCGTGCCCGGGCACGGCGTCATCCCGCCGTTCTTCCACTACCGCACCGAAATCGGCTTGTTCGTCTACGCGCCGTTCCCGGCCGGCGCGCTGGTCACCACGATGGAGTGGACCGACGAGGAGGAAACCGGCGACGAACCGCCGATGACCCTCGACGAGCAGCGCGCGAGCATCCGCCGTGTCCTCGGGTTCGACCTGCCGATCGGCCCGCCCGAAGGCGACGGCCCGCACCTGCTGCGGCGGCTGCGCGGACGCAACACCCGGCTGGCCGACAAGTTCCGCGAGGGCCGCGTCCTGCTGGTCGGCGACGCGGCGCACGTCCACTCCGCGATCGGCGGCCCTGGGCTCAACCTCGGGCTGCAGGACGCGGTCGGTCTCGGCTGGAAGCTCGCGGCCGCCGTGCGCGGCTGGGCCCCGGCCGGGCTGCTCGACACCTACGAGAGCGAACGCCGTCCGGTCGCCGAGCGCGTTGTCATGCACACCCAGGCCCAGGCCGCGCTGATCACGCCCGGGCGTGACGTCACCGCGCTGCGCGAGCTGTTCGGCGAGCTGCTGCGGCTGCCGAGCACGGTGCAGCACATCGCGGACCTGATGTCCGGCGCCGACGTCCGGTACGAGCCGGCCACCGACCACCCGCTCGACGGCCGCTGGGCCCCGGACCTGGTGCTGGCCGACGGCACCCGGCTCGCCGAGCTGACCACGACGGCCCGGCCGCTGCTGCTGGACTTCACCGGCTCGCTCGGCGACGAGCTGCGCGGCTGGACCGACCGGGTCGACCTCGTCACCGGCTCGGCGAAGGGCGACGTGACCGCACTGCTCCTCCGGCCCGACGGCTACGTCGCCTGGGCGAGCAGCGCGGTGGAGCCCGAGCGCAAGGCCCTGCGGACGGCGCTGGAGCGGTGGTTCGGCAGCCCGGTTGACATGTAG
- a CDS encoding tyrosine-type recombinase/integrase: MPDLQPVTDADLAAASPRERLALLDEAATRHVDGQRPPNTLKAYAQDWQVWQDYTAEAGIPPLSATIGALTGFVVWLERGRTLRPDERAVPEVPELAAPAAPSTIERRLTGALAGLRHHKVVVDPEASRAAWRALKGYRQRLAREGVQRGRGKATMVTLADLRAMSRACPDTLAGARDRAMLLIGFPIAARCSDLANLLVTDVEPVDDRGLAVTVRHGKSTGDMVVPRRENPETDPVRAWHAWRSGAGITEGPAFRRVDRHGNVGVPALSTTGVNQILTRAGVRASLPYPVTGHSLRSGFATEARRAGADDLAIADQGRWVRGSRALYEYIRRVDQWNDNAAGVLDL; encoded by the coding sequence GTGCCCGACCTGCAACCGGTGACCGACGCCGATCTCGCCGCCGCCAGCCCGCGGGAGCGGCTCGCGCTGCTGGACGAAGCCGCGACCCGGCACGTCGACGGGCAGCGGCCGCCCAACACGCTCAAGGCCTACGCGCAGGACTGGCAGGTGTGGCAGGACTACACCGCCGAGGCCGGGATCCCGCCGCTGTCGGCGACGATCGGCGCGCTGACCGGGTTCGTCGTGTGGCTCGAGCGCGGCCGCACGCTGCGCCCGGACGAACGCGCGGTGCCCGAGGTGCCGGAGCTGGCCGCGCCGGCGGCGCCGTCGACGATCGAGCGGCGGCTCACCGGGGCGCTGGCCGGGCTGCGGCACCACAAGGTCGTCGTCGATCCCGAAGCGAGCCGCGCCGCCTGGCGGGCGTTGAAGGGTTACCGGCAACGGCTCGCCAGGGAGGGCGTCCAGCGCGGGCGCGGCAAGGCCACCATGGTGACCCTCGCCGACCTGCGGGCGATGTCGCGCGCCTGCCCGGACACCCTGGCCGGCGCCCGCGACCGGGCGATGCTGCTGATCGGGTTCCCGATCGCCGCGCGTTGCTCGGACCTGGCGAACCTGCTGGTCACCGACGTCGAGCCGGTCGACGACCGGGGGCTGGCGGTGACCGTGCGGCACGGCAAGAGCACCGGCGACATGGTCGTCCCGCGGCGCGAAAACCCCGAGACCGACCCGGTGCGGGCGTGGCACGCGTGGCGCTCCGGTGCCGGGATCACCGAGGGTCCGGCGTTTCGCCGGGTCGACCGGCACGGCAACGTCGGCGTGCCCGCGCTGAGCACCACCGGCGTCAACCAGATCCTGACCCGGGCCGGGGTCCGGGCGAGCCTGCCGTACCCGGTGACCGGGCACTCGCTGCGGTCCGGGTTCGCGACCGAGGCGCGCCGGGCCGGCGCGGACGACCTCGCCATCGCCGACCAGGGCCGCTGGGTCCGCGGCAGCCGCGCGCTCTACGAGTACATCCGCCGCGTCGACCAGTGGAACGACAACGCGGCGGGCGTGCTCGACCTCTGA
- a CDS encoding metalloregulator ArsR/SmtB family transcription factor → MPVNDDVFAALASPARREVLRLLLDGPMPAGAIADRFDMARPSLSEHLRVLREAGLVAEQRQGRNRVYRLDAAPLEEVADWLTPYERFWRGKLANLRDLLDEEDDL, encoded by the coding sequence ATGCCGGTCAACGACGACGTCTTCGCCGCGCTGGCCAGCCCGGCCCGGCGCGAGGTCCTGCGGCTGCTGCTGGACGGCCCGATGCCGGCCGGCGCGATCGCCGACCGGTTCGACATGGCCCGGCCGAGCCTCTCGGAACACCTTCGGGTACTCCGAGAGGCCGGCCTGGTCGCCGAGCAGCGGCAGGGCCGCAACCGCGTCTACCGGCTGGACGCGGCACCGCTGGAAGAAGTCGCGGACTGGCTGACGCCGTACGAGCGCTTCTGGCGCGGCAAGCTCGCCAACCTGCGTGACCTGCTGGACGAGGAGGACGACCTGTGA
- a CDS encoding SRPBCC domain-containing protein has protein sequence MTGDDPTAIHVDQFLAHPARKVWRALTEPDLLERWINMPNDIKPVVGHRFELLAEPVPAAGFAGGPVACEVLEVEPERKLSIRWGPQWTVTWRLVPEGTGTRLFLSHEGFDPDDEFQRVSRRIMGGGWRSHVPWALARLLDTLPDPAPLPSGGEPRDR, from the coding sequence GTGACCGGCGACGATCCGACCGCGATCCACGTCGACCAGTTCCTCGCCCACCCGGCCCGCAAGGTGTGGCGCGCGCTGACCGAACCGGACTTGCTCGAACGCTGGATCAACATGCCCAACGACATCAAACCCGTGGTGGGGCACCGGTTCGAGCTGCTGGCCGAGCCGGTGCCCGCGGCCGGGTTCGCCGGCGGCCCGGTGGCGTGCGAGGTGCTGGAAGTCGAACCCGAGCGCAAGCTGAGCATCCGCTGGGGTCCGCAGTGGACGGTCACCTGGCGGCTGGTCCCCGAAGGCACCGGCACCCGCCTGTTCCTCAGCCACGAAGGGTTCGACCCGGACGACGAGTTCCAGCGCGTCTCCCGGCGGATCATGGGCGGCGGCTGGCGCTCCCACGTGCCGTGGGCGCTGGCCCGGTTGCTGGACACGCTGCCGGATCCGGCCCCGTTACCATCGGGTGGTGAACCCCGCGACCGCTGA
- a CDS encoding CGNR zinc finger domain-containing protein gives MHFNPYGGPAALVAADLVNAGSASELLDGMVRNGMAIKALTEDEATRIGTWAEQLRPVFAAESAARPELVNTLLAEAACRPYITTHDGKPPHLHYSAEDAGPVGRVRAYTAGGLAHLVCEAPDRLGICGREGCEMAYVDTSRNGRRRFCSTRCATRVHVADHRARQVSA, from the coding sequence GTGCACTTCAACCCTTACGGCGGCCCGGCCGCGCTCGTGGCCGCCGACCTGGTCAACGCCGGCTCGGCGAGCGAGCTCCTCGACGGCATGGTCCGCAACGGCATGGCGATCAAGGCGCTGACCGAGGACGAGGCCACGCGGATCGGGACGTGGGCCGAGCAGCTGCGGCCGGTGTTCGCCGCCGAGTCCGCGGCCCGGCCGGAGCTGGTCAACACGCTGCTCGCCGAAGCGGCGTGCCGCCCGTACATCACCACCCACGACGGCAAGCCACCCCACCTGCACTACTCGGCGGAGGACGCCGGACCGGTCGGCCGAGTGCGGGCTTACACCGCGGGAGGTCTCGCGCACCTGGTGTGCGAGGCGCCGGACCGGCTCGGGATCTGCGGTCGGGAGGGTTGTGAGATGGCGTATGTGGACACGTCCCGGAATGGCCGGCGGCGGTTCTGCTCGACGCGGTGCGCGACGCGGGTGCACGTCGCCGACCATCGGGCCCGGCAGGTCAGCGCGTGA
- a CDS encoding SPFH domain-containing protein, protein MTGFVIGLVIALALLVIITIAKAVMVVPQAQSAVIERLGRFRTVASPGLNILVPFLDKVRARIDLREQVVSFPPQPVITEDNLTVSIDTVVYFQVTDSRAAVYEISNYIVGVEQLTTTTLRNVVGGMSLEQTLTSRDSINTQLRGVLDEATGRWGIRVSRVELKAIDPPPSIQDSMEKQMRADREKRAMILTAEGQRESAIKTAEGQKQSQILSAEGARQATILAAEAERQSRILRAQGERAARYLQAQGQAKAIEKVFAAIKAGRPTPEVLAYQYLQTLPQMAQGDANKVWMIPSDYGKALEGFARALGAPGDDGVFRYEPPKEDDVPAKPDLEDEEVSSWFETKSDPKVAEAVAAAEAVARKEVPAIGAPSTPSARPSIPRPAQPAPEADEDRGTEVTPSPKQPPTPQSGQPALPQPQSPAGPPPGGQYQGPPQGQPQSPPPGQFGGPQQQNPGSGPFPQQPPFGGPQGGPRR, encoded by the coding sequence TTGACCGGATTTGTGATCGGCTTGGTCATAGCCTTGGCCTTGCTGGTGATCATCACGATAGCCAAGGCGGTCATGGTGGTGCCGCAGGCGCAGTCGGCCGTGATCGAACGGCTCGGCCGGTTCCGCACGGTCGCCTCGCCGGGCCTGAACATCCTCGTGCCGTTCCTGGACAAGGTGCGCGCCCGGATCGACCTGCGCGAGCAGGTCGTCTCGTTCCCGCCGCAGCCGGTGATCACCGAGGACAACCTGACGGTGTCGATCGACACGGTCGTCTACTTCCAGGTCACCGACTCGCGCGCCGCGGTGTACGAGATCTCCAACTACATCGTCGGTGTCGAGCAGCTGACCACCACCACGCTCCGCAACGTCGTCGGTGGCATGAGCCTCGAGCAGACCCTGACTTCCCGCGACTCCATCAACACCCAGCTGCGCGGGGTGCTCGACGAGGCGACCGGCCGGTGGGGCATCCGCGTCAGCCGGGTCGAGCTGAAGGCGATCGACCCGCCGCCCTCCATCCAGGACTCGATGGAGAAGCAGATGCGCGCCGACCGCGAGAAGCGCGCCATGATCCTCACCGCGGAAGGCCAGCGGGAGTCGGCGATCAAGACCGCGGAAGGCCAGAAGCAGAGCCAGATCCTCTCCGCCGAAGGTGCCCGCCAGGCCACCATCCTCGCCGCCGAAGCCGAGCGGCAGTCCCGGATCCTGCGGGCCCAGGGTGAACGGGCCGCGCGGTACCTGCAGGCGCAGGGCCAGGCGAAGGCGATCGAGAAGGTGTTCGCGGCGATCAAGGCCGGCCGCCCGACCCCGGAGGTGCTGGCCTACCAGTACCTGCAGACGCTGCCGCAGATGGCGCAGGGCGACGCGAACAAGGTCTGGATGATCCCCAGCGACTACGGCAAGGCCCTCGAAGGGTTCGCCCGCGCGCTCGGCGCTCCCGGCGACGACGGCGTCTTCCGCTACGAGCCGCCGAAGGAGGACGACGTCCCGGCCAAGCCCGACCTCGAGGACGAAGAGGTCTCCAGCTGGTTCGAGACCAAGAGCGACCCGAAGGTCGCCGAGGCCGTCGCGGCCGCGGAAGCCGTGGCCCGCAAGGAGGTCCCGGCGATCGGGGCGCCGTCGACGCCGTCCGCGCGCCCGTCGATCCCGCGTCCGGCCCAGCCGGCGCCGGAAGCGGACGAGGACCGCGGCACGGAGGTCACGCCGTCCCCGAAGCAGCCGCCGACCCCGCAGAGCGGCCAGCCCGCGCTGCCCCAGCCGCAGTCGCCGGCCGGCCCGCCGCCGGGTGGCCAGTACCAGGGTCCGCCGCAGGGCCAGCCGCAGTCGCCGCCCCCTGGCCAGTTCGGCGGCCCGCAGCAGCAGAACCCGGGCAGCGGCCCGTTCCCGCAGCAGCCCCCGTTCGGCGGCCCCCAGGGCGGCCCGCGCCGCTGA
- a CDS encoding TetR family transcriptional regulator — MDAKGLRERKKHETRIALSWAAIRLTVERGLDNVRIEDIAAEAGVSTRTFSNYFGSKGEAIVARHQDRARAIAAALRERPAGESIWTAITQAALEGFALGQPVPTGQAADQSWIEGLRLMVAEPALQGEFQKAGAAAEAELAAAVGERTGTDPARDVYPRLVAGVVGAALNVVTQQWLVAEPPQPLESLLRDVFDRLSAGLPEPR; from the coding sequence ATGGACGCCAAAGGCCTGCGCGAGCGCAAGAAGCACGAGACGCGCATCGCGCTGAGCTGGGCGGCCATCCGGCTGACCGTCGAACGCGGCCTCGACAACGTCCGCATCGAAGACATCGCCGCCGAAGCCGGGGTTTCCACCCGGACCTTCAGCAACTACTTCGGCAGCAAGGGCGAAGCCATCGTCGCCCGGCACCAAGACCGGGCCCGGGCGATCGCGGCCGCGCTGCGGGAACGGCCCGCCGGGGAATCGATCTGGACGGCCATCACCCAGGCCGCGCTCGAGGGGTTCGCGCTCGGCCAGCCCGTTCCCACCGGGCAGGCCGCGGACCAGTCGTGGATCGAAGGACTGCGGCTGATGGTCGCGGAACCCGCACTGCAGGGCGAGTTCCAGAAGGCCGGCGCGGCGGCCGAGGCCGAACTCGCCGCCGCCGTCGGCGAACGCACCGGCACCGACCCCGCCCGGGACGTCTACCCGCGGCTCGTCGCGGGGGTCGTCGGGGCCGCGCTCAACGTCGTCACCCAGCAGTGGCTCGTCGCCGAGCCGCCGCAACCGCTCGAAAGCCTCCTGCGCGACGTGTTCGACCGGCTCTCCGCCGGGTTGCCCGAACCGCGCTGA
- a CDS encoding SPFH domain-containing protein, with protein sequence MSLGLVTVGAGRAAVIERLGKFRVVLGPGRHFVLPFADRVRVRVDLGEQILSAPPQPVETGDGKEIDVGFEVVFAVTDPRLATYATTNPAIAIEQLARTALRQEAGLTTAERAVTAPGDLHRTVWTVLHDTTGRWGVAVKELKLSVRPPAAPGTPSTAQEWY encoded by the coding sequence GTGAGCCTCGGGCTCGTCACCGTCGGAGCAGGCCGGGCCGCGGTGATCGAACGGCTCGGGAAGTTCCGCGTCGTGCTCGGCCCCGGCCGCCACTTCGTCCTGCCCTTCGCCGACCGCGTCCGGGTGCGCGTCGACCTGGGCGAGCAGATCCTGTCCGCGCCGCCGCAGCCGGTCGAGACCGGCGACGGCAAGGAAATCGACGTCGGATTCGAAGTCGTCTTCGCGGTCACCGACCCGCGGCTGGCGACCTACGCGACGACCAACCCGGCGATCGCGATCGAGCAGCTGGCCCGCACCGCGCTGCGGCAGGAAGCCGGCCTGACCACCGCCGAGCGCGCCGTCACCGCGCCGGGGGACCTCCACCGTACAGTGTGGACGGTCCTGCACGACACCACCGGCCGCTGGGGCGTCGCCGTGAAGGAGCTGAAGCTCTCGGTGCGTCCACCCGCGGCACCCGGAACACCGTCAACCGCCCAAGAATGGTACTAG
- a CDS encoding TetR family transcriptional regulator yields MNPATADPAASKPLRADARRNRARVLEAAESVFAAKGTGAPTEEVARAAGVGIGTVFRHFPTKEALLEAVLYARLHRFVDEAEAAVAAESADPGGAFFTFLTSWIEMSSAKNAYFEALTAAGVTVPVAKSDIGARLMESLGVLLSRAQGAGAVREDLVVGELITVIIGVARAAEYAGPDARLRDRAVTILFDGLRPSAGDRR; encoded by the coding sequence GTGAACCCCGCGACCGCTGATCCTGCCGCGTCCAAACCGCTGCGCGCCGACGCCCGCCGCAACCGCGCGCGGGTTTTGGAGGCCGCCGAGAGCGTGTTCGCCGCCAAGGGCACCGGCGCGCCGACGGAAGAGGTCGCCCGCGCCGCCGGGGTCGGCATCGGCACGGTGTTCCGGCACTTCCCGACGAAGGAAGCCCTGCTCGAAGCGGTGCTCTACGCCCGGCTGCACCGCTTCGTCGACGAGGCCGAGGCCGCCGTCGCGGCGGAGTCCGCGGACCCGGGCGGGGCGTTCTTCACGTTCCTGACCAGCTGGATCGAGATGTCGAGCGCGAAGAACGCCTACTTCGAGGCACTCACCGCGGCCGGGGTCACCGTGCCGGTGGCGAAGTCCGACATCGGAGCCCGCCTGATGGAATCCCTCGGCGTGCTGCTTTCGCGCGCGCAGGGTGCCGGCGCGGTGCGCGAGGACCTCGTCGTCGGCGAGCTGATCACGGTGATCATCGGAGTCGCGCGGGCCGCCGAGTACGCCGGCCCGGACGCGCGCCTGCGCGACCGGGCCGTGACGATCCTCTTCGACGGCCTCCGCCCGTCAGCGGGGGACCGGCGCTGA
- a CDS encoding alpha/beta fold hydrolase, with the protein MRMRASDHETTVTTRGSHGPAVLLVHSLGLDRRMWDPVLDRLATGRRVFAYDSRGHGSAAGAPLPFTMAAAGADLVAVLDALELGIAHVAGLSLGGAIAQTAAVAAPGRFASLTLLGAPDRPVPAAFEERARIAETGGMEPLVGPTLERWFTAAALEADTEGVRYARECVASFDPVTWASIWRGYGGLDVYERLRGFPAPALALAGEADASITIDGMAAVAARIGGGAKLEVVPGAPHIQTLERPDEVADALDRFLPAEIDIP; encoded by the coding sequence ATGAGGATGCGCGCTTCCGACCACGAGACCACCGTGACCACCCGGGGCAGCCACGGGCCCGCCGTGCTGCTCGTGCACTCCCTGGGCTTGGACCGCCGCATGTGGGACCCGGTGCTCGACCGGCTGGCGACCGGGCGGCGGGTGTTCGCTTACGACAGCCGCGGGCACGGGTCCGCCGCCGGCGCGCCGCTGCCGTTCACCATGGCCGCTGCCGGTGCCGACCTCGTGGCCGTGCTCGACGCGCTCGAGCTGGGTATCGCGCACGTCGCCGGGTTGTCGCTGGGCGGGGCGATCGCGCAGACCGCCGCCGTCGCCGCACCCGGCCGCTTCGCCTCGCTGACCCTGCTGGGCGCGCCGGACCGGCCGGTTCCGGCGGCGTTCGAGGAACGCGCGCGGATCGCCGAGACCGGCGGCATGGAGCCGCTGGTCGGGCCGACACTGGAGCGGTGGTTCACCGCGGCCGCGCTCGAAGCCGACACCGAAGGCGTGCGCTACGCCCGTGAGTGCGTCGCCTCCTTCGACCCGGTCACGTGGGCGTCGATCTGGCGTGGCTACGGCGGTCTCGACGTCTACGAGCGGCTGCGCGGTTTCCCGGCCCCGGCCTTGGCGCTCGCCGGGGAGGCCGACGCGTCGATCACCATCGACGGCATGGCCGCCGTCGCCGCGCGGATCGGCGGCGGCGCGAAGCTGGAGGTCGTTCCCGGCGCCCCGCACATCCAGACCCTCGAACGCCCCGATGAGGTGGCCGACGCCCTGGACCGGTTCCTGCCCGCGGAGATCGACATCCCGTAA